Proteins encoded by one window of Hyphomicrobium nitrativorans NL23:
- the ccrA gene encoding crotonyl-CoA carboxylase/reductase — MSSQSAASKSSTASDLGAPAVVEAKKDLYEIGEIPPLGHVPKNMYAWAIRAERHGEPDTAMQVEVLPTWELDSHDVLVLVMAAGVNYNGVWASLGTPISPINDVHKNPFHVAGSDASGIVWAVGSKVKRWKVGDEVVIHCNQDDGDDEECNGGDPMFSTSQRIWGYETPDGSFAQFCRVQDRQLLERPKHLTWEEAACYTLTLATAYRMLFGHRPHVLRPGHNVLVWGASGGLGSFAVQLCATSGANAIGIVSEDDKRDFVMQLGAKGVINRKDFKCWGQLPKVGSPEYNDWLKEMRSFGKAIWDITGKGVNVDMVFEHPGEATIPVSVQVVKRGGMVVICAGTTGYNLTMDARYLWMHQKRVQGSHFANLAQASQANKLVVERRIDPCMSEVFSWAQIPKAHMRMMRNEHKPGNMAVLVSAPTTGLRTFEDVLEASQSRFGAD, encoded by the coding sequence ATGTCGAGCCAAAGCGCCGCTTCCAAGAGCAGCACCGCCAGTGATCTGGGTGCGCCCGCGGTTGTCGAAGCCAAGAAAGACCTCTACGAGATCGGCGAAATTCCGCCGCTCGGCCATGTGCCGAAGAATATGTACGCCTGGGCCATTCGTGCGGAGCGCCACGGCGAGCCCGACACGGCGATGCAGGTCGAGGTTCTCCCCACCTGGGAACTCGACAGTCACGACGTGCTGGTGCTCGTGATGGCCGCTGGCGTGAACTACAACGGCGTATGGGCCTCGCTCGGCACGCCGATTTCCCCGATCAACGACGTCCACAAGAACCCGTTTCACGTCGCGGGTTCCGACGCGTCGGGCATCGTTTGGGCTGTCGGCTCCAAGGTCAAGCGCTGGAAGGTCGGCGACGAAGTCGTCATCCACTGCAACCAGGACGACGGCGACGACGAGGAGTGCAACGGCGGCGACCCGATGTTCTCCACGAGCCAGCGCATCTGGGGCTACGAGACGCCGGATGGCAGCTTCGCCCAGTTCTGCCGCGTGCAGGATCGCCAGCTTCTGGAGCGTCCCAAGCACCTCACCTGGGAAGAGGCGGCTTGCTATACGCTGACGCTCGCCACCGCCTACCGCATGCTGTTCGGCCATCGTCCGCACGTGCTGCGTCCCGGCCATAACGTCCTCGTGTGGGGCGCTTCGGGCGGTCTCGGATCGTTCGCGGTGCAACTTTGCGCAACGTCCGGTGCCAATGCCATCGGCATCGTCTCCGAGGACGACAAGCGCGACTTCGTCATGCAGCTCGGCGCCAAGGGCGTAATCAACCGCAAAGACTTCAAGTGCTGGGGTCAGCTCCCCAAAGTCGGCAGCCCTGAATACAACGACTGGCTGAAGGAGATGCGCAGCTTCGGCAAGGCCATCTGGGATATCACCGGCAAGGGCGTGAACGTCGACATGGTGTTCGAGCACCCGGGCGAAGCGACGATCCCCGTCTCCGTGCAGGTGGTGAAGCGCGGCGGCATGGTCGTCATCTGCGCCGGCACCACCGGCTACAACCTCACCATGGATGCCCGCTATCTCTGGATGCATCAGAAGCGCGTTCAGGGCTCTCACTTCGCCAACCTCGCTCAGGCGAGCCAGGCCAACAAGCTCGTTGTGGAACGGCGCATCGACCCGTGCATGTCGGAGGTCTTCTCCTGGGCGCAGATCCCTAAGGCCCACATGCGCATGATGCGCAACGAGCACAAGCCGGGCAACATGGCGGTTCTCGTATCGGCTCCCACGACGGGCCTGCGGACGTTCGAGGATGTTCTGGAAGCGAGCCAGTCGCGCTTCGGCGCCGACTGA
- a CDS encoding YihY/virulence factor BrkB family protein encodes MKRLRTVFTAIYRLYEHSGFAMAGAVAFAFVVSLFPFCIFLGGLAGLFGGRELAAEAIHQLFQNLPQDVAEALVPQVEAIMGRTRIDLLTFGGFLALFFATSAVETLRAALNGAYRVVETRSYPACLGLSMLLVLVSAASMLVLTWAVVVGPAFAQQMIEPSWVKTLFDSTWLGPTARYTLGGIVIGAQLLAFHLWLAAGKRRLSDVLPGVVFSVVVWLTIAGLYSYYLSISNYARFYAGLSQLMIAMIFFQVTAVIIILGAELNRGIMEFKKLANGTHPDFMLPTHDGDVS; translated from the coding sequence ATGAAGCGTCTTCGCACCGTATTCACGGCCATTTACCGGCTCTACGAGCACTCGGGCTTCGCCATGGCCGGTGCGGTGGCGTTCGCGTTCGTGGTCTCGCTCTTCCCGTTCTGCATCTTTCTCGGCGGGCTCGCAGGCTTGTTCGGCGGGCGCGAGCTTGCGGCCGAGGCCATTCACCAGTTGTTCCAGAACCTGCCGCAGGACGTGGCGGAAGCGCTGGTGCCGCAGGTGGAGGCCATCATGGGCCGCACGCGCATCGACCTTTTGACGTTCGGCGGCTTTCTCGCGCTGTTCTTCGCCACGAGCGCGGTGGAAACGCTGAGGGCCGCGCTCAACGGCGCCTATCGCGTCGTCGAGACGCGCTCGTATCCCGCCTGCCTCGGCCTCAGCATGCTGCTCGTTCTGGTCAGTGCGGCATCCATGCTGGTGCTGACATGGGCGGTGGTCGTGGGACCTGCATTCGCCCAGCAGATGATCGAGCCCTCATGGGTCAAGACCCTGTTCGATTCCACCTGGCTGGGACCGACCGCACGCTACACGCTCGGTGGCATCGTGATCGGCGCGCAGCTTCTCGCGTTTCATCTCTGGCTCGCAGCCGGCAAGCGCCGCTTGTCGGATGTGCTCCCGGGCGTGGTGTTCTCGGTGGTGGTGTGGCTCACGATCGCGGGCCTCTATTCCTACTATCTCTCGATCAGCAATTACGCGCGCTTCTATGCGGGTCTTTCGCAGCTCATGATCGCGATGATCTTCTTCCAGGTGACGGCGGTCATCATCATCCTGGGGGCGGAGCTCAACCGAGGCATCATGGAATTCAAGAAGCTCGCGAACGGCACGCATCCCGACTTCATGCTTCCGACCCACGACGGCGACGTGTCGTAG